The following are encoded in a window of Prochlorococcus marinus str. MIT 1013 genomic DNA:
- a CDS encoding cytochrome c biogenesis protein ResB, which translates to MKNISQVLNWLSSLKIAILLLLLIAMSCAVGTLIPQQESDQFYYDNFDKNPFLGIINGNILLLLEFNHIYTSFWFLLLLSWLGLALAVCSLRRQLPILKSALSWIDYKSPRQIAKLSISQTIQTDSPSKNLEKLTLNLKKTGWNIRETDGRIAARQGVIGRLGPILIHLGMILLMIGATYGSLNGITIEKFLAPGRSIDLLNNNEEKGLTIKLEKFQIERDPQGRAEQYRSIVKIIEPDGYNEEKEISVNYPLRYKGLTLYQADWSLAAITIQIKNSPKLQIPLKAIPDLGEQVYGTIIPTKKDGNDPILLTVESELGPVKIYDSDGTILTALGRNKEAEVKDTLIKIINIIPSSGLLLKRDPGVPLVYTSFAIILLGGSLSIISTKKIWVLHEKEKSLIYIGGLSNRNLSGLSKELPKLVSFLVN; encoded by the coding sequence ATGAAAAATATTAGCCAAGTTTTAAATTGGCTTTCTAGCTTAAAGATTGCGATATTACTTTTATTATTGATAGCTATGTCATGCGCAGTTGGGACTTTAATTCCACAACAAGAATCAGATCAATTCTATTATGATAACTTTGATAAAAATCCTTTTTTAGGAATAATAAATGGAAATATATTACTACTGCTTGAGTTCAATCATATTTATACAAGTTTTTGGTTTTTATTGCTACTCAGTTGGCTTGGTTTGGCTCTTGCAGTTTGTAGTTTAAGACGACAATTACCGATACTTAAATCAGCATTAAGTTGGATCGATTATAAATCGCCTCGTCAAATAGCAAAACTTTCTATATCTCAAACAATTCAAACAGATAGTCCTTCGAAAAACTTAGAAAAACTTACACTTAATTTGAAGAAGACAGGCTGGAATATTAGAGAAACAGATGGAAGGATAGCGGCCAGACAAGGAGTCATCGGTAGACTAGGACCTATATTAATTCATCTCGGTATGATCCTATTAATGATAGGTGCTACATACGGATCATTAAATGGGATCACCATAGAAAAATTCTTAGCCCCTGGAAGATCAATAGATTTATTAAACAATAATGAAGAGAAAGGATTAACTATTAAATTGGAAAAGTTCCAAATAGAAAGAGACCCTCAAGGAAGAGCAGAGCAATATAGATCGATAGTAAAAATTATTGAGCCAGATGGCTATAATGAAGAAAAAGAGATTAGTGTTAATTATCCATTAAGGTACAAAGGTTTAACATTATATCAAGCCGACTGGTCATTAGCTGCAATTACTATTCAGATTAAAAATAGTCCAAAGTTACAAATCCCGTTAAAAGCTATTCCTGATCTAGGTGAACAAGTTTATGGGACAATAATACCTACAAAAAAAGATGGGAATGATCCAATCTTATTAACGGTAGAGAGTGAACTAGGACCAGTAAAAATTTATGATAGTGATGGCACAATATTGACTGCCTTAGGTAGAAATAAGGAAGCAGAAGTAAAAGATACACTAATAAAGATAATAAATATCATTCCAAGTAGTGGATTGCTTTTAAAGCGAGATCCTGGAGTACCTCTTGTATATACAAGTTTTGCTATAATACTTTTAGGAGGTTCATTAAGTATAATCTCCACTAAAAAAATATGGGTATTACATGAAAAAGAAAAATCGCTGATTTATATTGGTGGTTTAAGTAATAGAAATCTTTCTGGTCTTTCAAAAGAATTGCCTAAATTGGTTAGTTTCTTAGTCAATTAG
- a CDS encoding TlyA family RNA methyltransferase — protein MTKKSRLDLHLLTKGLVQSRQEAQRLIRAGKVKTLNGQILDKPGQEVLKDLEIKVTEPLKYVSRGGEKLAEAFNQFPLDIKNRVCLDAGISTGGFTDCLLQLGAAKVYGVDVGYGQTAWSIRNDPRVVLFERTNIRYLTPEKLFNDGDARPDFAVADLSFISLRIVLPSIKSLLQHKRSELLVLVKPQFEVGKEKVGKGGVVRDHSLHIEAIEGVVMESKKYGWYPKGLIASPLKGPAGNQEYLLWMGDEVNGNIEIEKLTNFLNV, from the coding sequence ATGACTAAAAAATCGCGATTAGATCTTCACTTGCTGACTAAAGGGTTGGTTCAATCACGTCAAGAGGCACAGAGGCTTATCAGAGCTGGCAAAGTTAAAACGCTCAACGGGCAAATCCTTGATAAGCCTGGCCAAGAAGTTTTAAAAGATCTTGAGATAAAAGTTACGGAGCCTTTGAAGTATGTATCTAGGGGAGGTGAAAAGTTGGCTGAAGCGTTTAATCAATTTCCTCTCGATATTAAGAATCGAGTTTGTTTAGATGCTGGCATTTCAACAGGTGGTTTTACAGATTGTCTTTTGCAGTTAGGAGCAGCAAAGGTTTATGGAGTTGATGTTGGTTATGGACAGACTGCATGGAGTATTAGAAATGATCCAAGAGTGGTTCTTTTTGAACGAACTAATATTCGATATTTAACTCCTGAAAAATTATTTAATGATGGAGACGCAAGACCAGACTTCGCAGTTGCAGACTTATCTTTTATCTCTCTTAGAATTGTTTTGCCTAGTATTAAATCTCTTCTTCAACATAAGCGATCAGAATTACTCGTTTTAGTGAAACCTCAATTTGAGGTTGGTAAAGAAAAAGTTGGTAAGGGTGGTGTTGTTCGTGACCATTCACTTCATATTGAAGCTATAGAGGGTGTGGTTATGGAATCTAAAAAATATGGATGGTACCCCAAAGGACTAATTGCATCTCCTTTAAAGGGACCTGCAGGTAATCAAGAATATCTTCTTTGGATGGGTGATGAAGTAAATGGAAATATTGAAATCGAAAAATTGACAAATTTTTTGAATGTTTAA
- the purB gene encoding adenylosuccinate lyase — protein MIERYTNPEMGNIWSEHSKFQTWLDVEIAACEANCKLGNIPISAMEKIRSQASFKPERILEIEAEVRHDVIAFLTNVNEYVGDAGRYIHVGMTSSDVLDTGLALQLKSSVKLLKKELLLLEESIRDLAKQHKDTVMIGRSHAIHGEPITFGFKLAGWLAETLRNKDRLNNLEKDISVGQISGAMGTYANTDPEIERITCELLELDVDTASTQVISRDRHANYVQILALIGSSLDRFSTEIRNLQRTDVLEVEENFAKGQKGSSAMPHKRNPIRSERVSGLSRVLRSYVVAALENVALWHERDISHSSNERLMLPDTSITLHFMITEMTAIIKGLGVYPENMLNNLNIYGGVVFSQRVLLALVENGMSREESYRLVQKNAHSAWNKPEGNFKENLENDPEVMNSLSPKKLSDCFSTELHQSKLKVIWERLGI, from the coding sequence TTGATTGAGCGTTACACAAACCCAGAAATGGGAAATATATGGTCTGAACACTCTAAGTTCCAAACTTGGCTTGATGTAGAGATAGCCGCATGTGAGGCTAATTGCAAATTGGGAAATATCCCTATTAGTGCAATGGAAAAAATTCGATCACAAGCAAGTTTCAAACCAGAGCGCATACTCGAAATAGAAGCCGAAGTTCGACATGACGTAATTGCTTTTCTAACAAATGTGAATGAATATGTTGGAGATGCAGGTCGCTACATACACGTTGGCATGACCAGTAGCGATGTCCTTGATACTGGTCTTGCACTTCAATTAAAGTCATCAGTAAAGCTTCTAAAAAAAGAGCTTTTATTACTTGAAGAATCAATTAGAGATTTAGCAAAACAACACAAGGACACCGTAATGATTGGTCGCTCTCATGCAATCCATGGGGAGCCTATCACTTTTGGATTCAAGCTAGCAGGATGGCTAGCTGAAACACTTAGAAATAAGGACAGGTTAAATAATCTTGAGAAAGACATCTCCGTAGGTCAAATTAGTGGTGCAATGGGGACTTATGCCAATACTGATCCAGAAATAGAAAGAATAACTTGCGAACTGTTGGAGCTTGATGTTGATACAGCTAGCACTCAAGTTATCTCTAGAGATAGGCATGCTAATTATGTACAGATTCTTGCGTTGATTGGTTCTTCCTTGGATCGTTTTTCTACAGAAATCAGAAATCTTCAGAGAACAGATGTTCTTGAAGTAGAGGAAAACTTTGCTAAAGGGCAAAAAGGTAGTTCTGCTATGCCTCATAAAAGAAATCCCATTCGAAGTGAGCGAGTAAGCGGTCTTTCCAGGGTTTTAAGAAGTTATGTAGTGGCAGCTCTCGAAAATGTAGCTCTATGGCATGAAAGAGATATTAGCCACAGCTCAAATGAAAGACTAATGCTGCCAGACACATCTATTACTCTTCATTTTATGATCACAGAAATGACCGCAATAATAAAAGGTCTTGGCGTGTATCCAGAAAATATGCTGAATAATTTGAACATTTATGGAGGAGTAGTTTTTAGTCAAAGAGTTCTTTTAGCTTTAGTTGAGAATGGGATGAGTCGAGAAGAATCTTATAGACTAGTCCAAAAAAATGCTCATTCAGCCTGGAATAAACCCGAAGGGAATTTCAAGGAAAACCTTGAGAATGATCCAGAAGTAATGAATAGTCTCTCACCAAAAAAACTTTCTGACTGCTTTTCAACAGAATTACATCAATCGAAATTAAAAGTTATTTGGGAAAGACTTGGTATATAA
- a CDS encoding P-II family nitrogen regulator: MKKIEAIIRPFKLEDVKIALVNAGIVGMTVSEVRGFGRQKGQVERYRGSEFTVEFLQKLKIEVVVPDEKTEIVLKAIADAAKTGEIGDGKIFITPIDSVVRIRTGDRNETAL, translated from the coding sequence ATGAAAAAGATAGAAGCAATAATTCGTCCTTTTAAATTGGAGGATGTAAAAATTGCATTAGTTAATGCAGGCATAGTTGGTATGACAGTAAGCGAAGTAAGAGGATTTGGCCGACAAAAAGGACAAGTCGAGAGATACCGGGGTTCGGAGTTCACCGTTGAATTTCTTCAAAAACTTAAAATCGAAGTGGTCGTACCAGATGAAAAAACTGAAATTGTTTTAAAAGCCATTGCTGATGCAGCCAAAACTGGTGAGATTGGCGATGGAAAGATATTCATTACTCCAATTGATTCTGTAGTTCGAATTAGAACAGGCGATAGAAACGAAACCGCTCTTTAA
- the queF gene encoding preQ(1) synthase: MKREKQTKSEILYGEREIASGSLICFPNPNNDRDYEISIDFPEFTCKCPFSGYPDFANLRIIYQPNTKVIELKAIKLYFNSFREKKVSHEEVTNKIIDDLVEVSDPKWMQLEADFNPRGNIHTIIRVCHGKRNNLELID; the protein is encoded by the coding sequence ATTAAGCGAGAAAAGCAGACTAAAAGCGAAATTCTGTATGGGGAAAGGGAAATAGCCTCCGGTAGCTTGATTTGCTTCCCAAATCCTAACAATGATAGAGACTATGAGATTTCAATAGATTTCCCTGAATTTACATGTAAATGTCCTTTTTCAGGTTATCCAGATTTTGCGAATTTAAGGATAATATATCAACCAAATACAAAGGTAATAGAACTAAAAGCAATTAAACTTTATTTCAATAGCTTTCGGGAAAAGAAAGTTTCTCATGAAGAAGTTACAAATAAAATAATAGATGATTTAGTTGAAGTTTCTGATCCTAAGTGGATGCAATTAGAAGCAGACTTTAACCCTAGAGGAAATATTCATACTATTATCAGAGTTTGTCATGGGAAAAGAAATAATCTAGAGCTAATTGACTAA
- a CDS encoding cytochrome c biogenesis CcdA family protein: protein MVNLFLNISSISLIFSDLTRNGEQLINNGLNNPSPLALLIVFIGGLLTSLGPCSLSLLPITVAYLAGFENDQTPLQKTISFCSGIVISLVVLGILSGFVGKVYGQLPGFFSIFISFLAIIMGLNLLGLFKFSLPSGPDPEIWTNQVPPSLAPVSAGLAFGLASSPCTTPVLAVLLAWVAKQGNPLSGTIFLGSFAIGQIVPLFVAGSFAATIPKLLSLRPIGKWVPPISGVILLTVGLMSLLSIWI, encoded by the coding sequence ATGGTAAATCTATTTTTGAACATTTCTTCTATAAGTTTAATTTTCTCTGATTTGACTCGTAATGGCGAGCAATTAATTAATAATGGGTTAAACAACCCAAGTCCCCTTGCACTTCTGATAGTTTTCATAGGAGGGCTTTTGACTAGTTTAGGTCCCTGTTCATTGTCACTTTTACCAATAACAGTTGCATATTTAGCTGGATTTGAAAACGACCAAACCCCTTTACAAAAAACTATTAGTTTCTGCAGCGGTATAGTCATATCACTTGTGGTATTAGGAATTCTAAGCGGGTTTGTGGGCAAAGTTTATGGGCAATTGCCAGGCTTTTTCTCAATATTTATAAGTTTTCTAGCAATAATTATGGGTCTTAATCTGCTTGGATTGTTCAAATTCTCACTTCCATCTGGTCCTGACCCTGAAATTTGGACAAATCAAGTTCCTCCTTCATTAGCACCAGTTTCAGCAGGTTTGGCTTTTGGATTAGCCTCCTCACCTTGCACAACTCCTGTTCTTGCCGTTCTTCTCGCCTGGGTTGCCAAACAAGGAAACCCTCTAAGTGGGACAATTTTTCTTGGAAGCTTTGCGATTGGACAAATTGTTCCTTTATTTGTTGCAGGCAGTTTTGCCGCAACTATTCCGAAATTATTATCATTAAGACCTATAGGGAAGTGGGTTCCACCAATTAGTGGAGTTATTTTGTTAACCGTAGGTCTTATGAGCCTTCTTTCTATTTGGATATAA